A window of Eretmochelys imbricata isolate rEreImb1 chromosome 25, rEreImb1.hap1, whole genome shotgun sequence contains these coding sequences:
- the MAP2K2 gene encoding dual specificity mitogen-activated protein kinase kinase 2, whose amino-acid sequence MPAKRKPVLPALTITPTIAEGPSPDGSSEANLVDLQKKLEELELDEQQKKRLEAFLTQKAKVGELKDDDFERISELGAGNGGVVTKVQHKPSGLIMARKLIHLEIKPAIRNQIIRELQVLHECNSPYIVGFYGAFYSDGEISICMEHMDGGSLDQVLKEAKRIPEEILGKVSIAVLRGLAYLREKHQIMHRDVKPSNILVNSRGEIKLCDFGVSGQLIDSMANSFVGTRSYMSPERLQGTHYSVQSDIWSMGLSLVELSIGRYPIPPPDSKELEAIFGRPMVDGAEGEPHSISPRPRPPGRPVSGHGMDSRPAMAIFELLDYIVNEPPPKLPNGVFTQDFQEFVNKCLIKNPAERADLKMLMNHAFIKRSEVEEVDFAGWLCKTLRLNQPSTPTRTAM is encoded by the exons ATGCCGGCCAAGAGGAAGCCGGTGCTGCCGGCCCTGACGATCACCCCGACCATCGCCGAGGGCCCGAGCCCGGACGGCTCCTCCGA GGCAAACCTGGTAGATCTGCAGAAGAAGCTAGAGGAATTGGAATTGGATGAGCAGCAGAAGAAGAGGCTGGAGGCTTTCCTCACCCAGAAAGCCAAGGTTGGGGAGCTGAAGGATGACGACTTTGAGAGGATCTCCGAGCTGGGAGCTGGCAATGGTGGGGTGGTCACCAAAGTGCAGCACAAACCCTCAGGACTCATTATGGCACGAAAG CTGATTCATTTAGAAATTAAACCCGCCATTCGTAATCAAATTATCCGAGAGCTGCAGGTCCTGCACGAGTGTAACTCTCCGTACATTGTGGGTTTCTATGGAGCTTTCTACAGCGATGGGGAGATCAGCATCTGCATGGAGCACATG GATGGAGGCTCTCTAGATCAAGTGTTGAAAGAAGCCAAAAGGATTCCGGAGGAGATCTTGGGGAAAGTCAGCATAGCG GTTCTGCGAGGTTTGGCCTATCTAAGAGAGAAGCATCAGATCATGCACAGAG ATGTGAAACCTTCTAACATCCTGGTCAATTCCCGGGGAGAGATAAAGCTATGTGACTTTGGGGTTAGCGGTCAGCTCATTGATTCCATGGCAAACTCCTTTGTGGGGACTCGATCCTACATGTCT CCTGAGCGGTTGCAGGGCACTCATTACTCAGTTCAATCCGACATCTGGAGCATGGGTCTCTCCCTGGTGGAGCTGTCTATCGGAAGGTACCCAATCCCCCCACCAGACTCCAAGGAACTGGAAGCGATATTTGGCCGTCCCATGGTcgatggggcagagggagaacCTCACAGCATCTCACCGCGGCCCAGACCCCCAGGGCGCCCTGTCAGTG GCCATGGAATGGACAGTCGGCCTGCAATGGCTATCTTCGAACTGCTAGACTATATTGTTAATGAG CCTCCTCCTAAGCTGCCGAATGGAGTTTTCACACAAGACTTCCAGGAGTTTGTAAATAAATG CTTAATTAAAAATCCAGCAGAACGGGCAGATCTGAAGATGCTGATG AATCACGCCTTTATCAAACGCTCTGAAGTGGAAGAGGTGGATTTTGCAGGCTGGCTATGTAAAACGCTGCGGTTAAaccagcccagcacccccacccgCACTGCCATGTGA